From the Natrarchaeobaculum aegyptiacum genome, one window contains:
- a CDS encoding PAS domain-containing protein: MQSGTTVLCVDDDPDHLELTATMLERASDAIDVITARSGADGLERLEVGDVECIVSDYEMPGMDGLEFLEGVRAREPDVPFVLFTGRDPDAVAREAIEAGATDYLRKGAGTGQYAVLANRIEHAVERRRAERARREHTRDLERYRTLVETAGDPMYVLDEHGRCLIANEALGEFVDQDPADLVGEELRKFVDDDAYEEGAAALAALQETGKRRTKIEFAVDRSDEDGGEDVRIGEVHIARLTDDDGAYAGSANVIRDVTDRTMRERTLERYERVVELAPTALFILDENGVITWFNDEFVASYEEDADELRGTSFPDLVDRGYYDEAVIDRYATHVRQLLSSSNDRERAIYQVEFYLSNGDTRIHDVHTELLPLENGQFSGTIHAIRDVTRRHRSQRQLERQNERLEQFASIVSHDLRNPLNVAEGHLELHAESCADAADLDPVRRSHERMGELIEELLSLAREGDTVGETNAVSLRALVRDAWQNVETGDARLEADVEGTIVADEGRVRELFENLFRNSVEHAGDHSDGTDGRLTLSVGLMGTASNDGADTPSGWYVADDGPGLPDDESIFEFGYTTREDGTGLGLAIVAEIVEAHGWSIDAAESADGGARFDVRDVTFLE; this comes from the coding sequence ATGCAATCCGGGACGACCGTACTCTGTGTCGACGACGACCCGGATCACCTCGAGTTGACGGCGACTATGCTCGAGCGGGCGAGCGACGCGATCGACGTGATCACGGCCCGGTCTGGGGCCGACGGGCTCGAGCGTCTCGAGGTCGGTGACGTCGAGTGCATCGTCAGCGACTACGAGATGCCGGGGATGGACGGCCTCGAATTTCTCGAGGGGGTTCGAGCGCGCGAGCCGGACGTGCCGTTCGTGCTCTTCACCGGTCGGGATCCGGACGCGGTCGCCCGGGAGGCGATCGAGGCCGGTGCGACGGATTACCTCAGGAAAGGGGCGGGTACCGGACAGTACGCCGTGCTCGCAAACCGGATCGAACACGCAGTCGAGCGACGGCGAGCCGAACGTGCCCGTCGGGAACACACGCGAGACCTCGAGCGGTACCGGACGCTCGTCGAGACCGCCGGAGACCCGATGTACGTCCTCGACGAGCATGGCCGGTGTCTGATCGCAAACGAAGCGCTGGGAGAGTTCGTCGATCAGGACCCGGCGGACCTGGTCGGCGAGGAGTTACGGAAATTCGTCGACGACGACGCCTACGAGGAGGGAGCGGCGGCGCTCGCAGCGCTCCAGGAGACGGGGAAACGGCGGACGAAAATCGAGTTTGCCGTCGACCGGAGTGACGAAGACGGTGGCGAGGACGTTCGGATCGGCGAGGTCCACATCGCCAGACTGACCGACGACGACGGTGCGTACGCCGGTTCGGCGAACGTCATCCGGGACGTCACCGACCGGACCATGCGGGAACGGACGCTCGAGCGCTACGAGCGCGTGGTCGAACTGGCACCGACGGCGCTGTTTATCCTCGACGAAAACGGTGTCATCACCTGGTTCAACGACGAATTCGTCGCGTCATACGAGGAGGACGCCGACGAACTTCGCGGAACGTCGTTCCCCGACCTCGTCGACCGCGGATACTACGACGAGGCCGTGATCGACCGGTACGCAACACACGTCAGGCAGTTACTCTCCTCGTCGAACGACCGCGAGCGAGCGATCTATCAGGTCGAGTTTTACCTGTCGAACGGCGACACGAGAATTCACGACGTCCACACCGAATTGCTCCCGCTCGAGAACGGCCAGTTTTCGGGCACGATTCACGCGATCCGCGACGTCACGCGTCGACACCGCTCCCAGCGCCAGCTCGAGCGACAGAACGAACGCCTCGAGCAGTTCGCGAGCATCGTCTCTCACGACCTCCGAAACCCGCTGAACGTCGCCGAGGGCCACCTCGAGTTACACGCCGAGTCCTGTGCCGACGCGGCAGACCTCGACCCCGTCCGTCGGTCTCACGAGCGGATGGGCGAGTTGATCGAGGAGCTACTCTCACTGGCGCGCGAGGGGGATACGGTCGGCGAGACGAACGCGGTCTCGCTCCGGGCGCTCGTCCGGGACGCCTGGCAGAACGTCGAGACGGGTGACGCCCGTCTCGAGGCCGACGTCGAGGGAACCATCGTCGCCGACGAAGGGCGCGTTCGGGAGTTGTTCGAGAATCTCTTCCGGAATTCGGTCGAGCACGCGGGAGACCATAGCGACGGCACCGATGGCCGGCTGACGTTATCCGTGGGGCTGATGGGAACGGCATCGAACGACGGTGCAGACACCCCGTCAGGCTGGTACGTCGCCGACGACGGTCCCGGCCTCCCGGACGACGAGTCGATCTTCGAGTTCGGGTACACGACACGCGAGGACGGAACCGGGCTGGGGCTGGCGATCGTCGCGGAGATCGTCGAGGCCCACGGCTGGTCGATCGACGCTGCCGAGAGCGCCGACGGGGGCGCACGGTTCGACGTTCGGGACGTGACCTTTCTCGAGTAA
- a CDS encoding radical SAM protein: protein MISRGCEQCAKGGKMVLFVYGYCDQRDCFYCPLGENRKNVTDVYANERLVEDDADVLEEAHRMDALGTSITGGEPQEALDRTCHYLSLLKDEFGEDHHTHLYTGITGGRENMRRLSEAGLDEIRFHPPLEQWGDLHGTEWEDILYIAREEGLTPSFEIPGIRPEPEFLEFLDEGAAEFCNVNEFEMSHGNFRRMQEQGFELKEGHMSAVEGGREEILEVMGDHPRVYFCTSVFKDAAQHRRRLKRMARNVRRDFDDVTDDGTLVYGKTYTDPARFEELGVPEEFYTVKSNHVEVAWWLLEEMIEEGDLEDGEIVEQYPSYDGQVVERTPLA from the coding sequence ATGATCTCTCGGGGCTGTGAGCAGTGCGCGAAAGGTGGGAAGATGGTGCTGTTCGTCTACGGTTACTGCGACCAGCGTGACTGCTTTTACTGCCCCCTCGGTGAGAACCGCAAGAACGTCACCGACGTCTACGCGAACGAACGCCTCGTCGAAGACGACGCAGACGTCCTCGAGGAGGCTCACCGGATGGATGCCCTCGGGACGTCGATCACCGGTGGCGAACCCCAGGAAGCGCTCGACCGCACCTGTCACTACCTTTCACTGCTCAAAGACGAGTTCGGCGAGGACCACCACACCCACCTCTACACGGGGATCACGGGCGGCCGCGAGAACATGCGTCGGCTCTCGGAGGCGGGACTCGACGAGATTCGGTTCCACCCGCCACTCGAGCAGTGGGGCGACCTCCACGGGACCGAGTGGGAAGATATCCTCTATATCGCTCGCGAAGAGGGGCTCACTCCTTCGTTCGAGATCCCCGGCATTCGCCCCGAACCGGAGTTCCTCGAGTTTCTGGACGAGGGTGCCGCCGAGTTCTGCAACGTCAACGAATTCGAGATGTCCCACGGCAACTTCCGCCGGATGCAAGAGCAGGGCTTCGAACTCAAGGAAGGCCACATGAGCGCCGTCGAGGGTGGCCGCGAGGAGATCCTCGAGGTGATGGGCGACCACCCGCGGGTCTACTTCTGCACCTCGGTGTTCAAAGACGCTGCCCAGCACCGCCGCCGTCTCAAGCGGATGGCCCGCAACGTCCGCCGTGACTTCGACGATGTGACCGACGACGGCACCCTCGTCTACGGGAAGACCTACACCGACCCCGCTCGCTTCGAGGAACTCGGCGTCCCCGAGGAGTTCTACACCGTCAAATCGAACCACGTCGAGGTCGCCTGGTGGTTACTCGAGGAGATGATCGAGGAGGGCGACCTCGAGGACGGCGAAATCGTCGAGCAGTATCCGAGTTACGACGGGCAGGTAGTCGAGCGGACGCCGCTGGCGTAA